tgGCGACTTGACCTCtcttatacacatatgtattgaATGTGTATCTATTGAATGtgtgtcatctgtaaaatggaactatGACCCACATTTCGGGGTTATGTGAAGAATAAACAGTTATGTGAAGTACCTAGTACTGTTCCTGGAACAATGATGGATGTTTAGCAAATAATGATGACTTGGTCAATGGGTATAAAGTTACAGTTACATAGGAGGAATCAGTTCTGGTGTTTCTATTGCACAGcaagatgactatagttaataataatgtaaccagtgactcacatctataatcccaacattttgggaggctgaagcgggaggattgcttgagcccaggagttaaagaccagcctgggcaacaaaacgagaccccatctctacaaaaaagaaagaaagaataatacactgtgtatttcaaaatgtctagaagagaagattttaatgataaatatttgaggcgCTGAACGTATTGCGTTCTCAGATTTGATCACTTTACAAcgtatacatgttttaaaatatcacattatactccataaatatatataatgattatttgtcaattaaaaatttaaacaaaatcaaaagaaagggatctggccctgccaataccttgattttagtccaTTGAGGCCTGTTTTGGATTTCTGATGTCCAGAACTGTAACATAACacgtttttgttgttttaagcaaaaaaaaaaaaaaaaaaaaaaagtagtgattaTTATTTTGCAATTCAGTTTTCCTGGCCTgttattgtattttgaaatactaGGCATTGGGGCTTTCATTCGCCCTGAGCTCTTAATCTATAGTCAGAGTTTGAAATCAACTAAAACATACGGTATTTGACTGAGTCAAAGCCACAGCTAAAATTGAGCAAATCTGACACAGATCTCCCCAATGCTGAGGTCAGAAACTGCAGATGGGAGAAGATTGAGTCGGAAATAATATCTGGAGACAGTCATCCTGGTTCCTAGAACATGGTGCCTCATTGCAGAACAGTCTGTTTACATCTACAGGGGAATACAGATGAGAATTCACAGCTTATCCAGGCACACCGTGAACTTAACAATTCTGCTGAATTAGTTCATTTCAGTAAACATTTTTGGGCCCTGACCACGTACCACACATTGTTGCTAGCTTTCTGGCCCAGCAAAtggtttttttttggtaaatgtgCCATAcgcatttgaaaagaatgtgtctTATGCAGTTAAAGGATACTCGTATTCTTTAATATGCTGTTAATATGTTAATATGCTACTCTAATATTCTATATTTATActgatttttcctgctttcctgaTCAATTAATGTAGgagagaaatgtttaaaaaaaatctccaacTATGATTGTGAATGTATTTCTCCTCTTAGTCCTgccagtttttgttttatatatgttgatGCTATGCTGTTAAGTGCATAGACACAATTTATTGTATCTTCCTGATGACttgattgctttatttttataaaatttcccTCTGTCTTGAAGTGTGCTTTGTCTGATATGAATATAGCCGTAGCAGCTTTCTTACGATTAGTGCTTGTGTgatactttttccattttttttccttccagtgtATGTATACTTATATTTAAAGTATGTCTCTTATAAACAGTATACAGTTGGGTCTTGTATTTATACTTAATCAGTATGTTTTTCACACATTTATATGGGTTTAATCTAGCATCTTGGTTATTGTTTTCCATTGGTCTGATATGTTCTATACTCAATTGTCCTTCCTTCTTAACTTTTTGGGGATTATTCAAGAATTTCTTTTGTGTACATTTATCCCCTTTATTGGTTTTTTTAACCACATCaccttgttttatctttttagtagctGTTCTAGTGATTATAATACTCATCTTTAACATACATCCGCTTACCTTAAATTAATATACTACGTCAAGTACAAtgcatattttactatttttatatattttatatatatatcacatatataattttactgACTTCATCTCCATTATTTTTGCTACTATATTGTCATTTACTTCTACATATGTTTTAATCCTCAATACtttgctatttttgctttaaatagctAGTAGgctttttaagaaaactttgaAGTAGTCTTTTATATTGACCATGTATTTACCGTTTCCAGTACTGTTCATTCCCTCCTGTAGGGTTTATATCTGAGATTGTGTTCTTTGAGCctgaataactattttttttttttttttgtattgcttGTAGCGTAGAGTAGTTATTCTAGAGTCTTTGCTTGCGAATTCCAACTCTGGGTCATATATGGGTCTATATCTAGTGATTATTTCTTCTCTTGAGTGTGGATTTCGTTTTCCTGCCTCTTCATGtcttgtaattattttatgtcaAACTTGGTATATAAAAGAACGATAGAGGTTGAAGTagatgtcatttttttccctcaggaAATATAGCACTTTCCCAAACAAGTGCGTAAGATGAGGAGCTGTTGTTTTGATCGTATCAGTCAATAGGAGCTGTGTTgcagttttatttaatttcttctctctgGTTTTAAATGATTTGAGACTGAAGTCAGTTCACTCTATCAGTGCATTGGGAGTCAAGTGCTTCTGTACCACAAAGTCATTTTCTGCTTTTCAGCCCTGCCCCCAGCTGGCTCTTACACAGCAAAATTCCCTGTGTGGATGAAGAGAATTGCTTGTGTGTTTGGAGTCCTTCCACATTCACTCTCTCATACCAGTCCACACAATCAATAAAGATTTGGCTGACCTTTCCTTATCTCAGGTGGATTAGCTCTTCTCCAAAGCCATACCCAGACTAGGCAACGTGGTCCTCAAGCGTGAAGCGACTGacaatctctgctcactttaGAAGGGATTGTCCTTCTTTAGAGCTTGGTTTATTGAGATTCCTTACATccatagcttttaaaaaaaacatggtgttttatattttttgtttatctgatgTTTTCATATTTCAGCAGGAACAACCATTTACATCTTAGAACACTTTGCATTGGTTTGAAGTggctttttccatttttgtttgtgttttgggaAAGGTGGATATGGGTTGTACTTAAACCTTCTTCTTATTGATGTtgctctgtgtttttttgttgttgttgttctttttttttttttgcaggaagATATTTTCGATTCAGATAAAGAAGTTCCTATTGAATCCACTTTTGTTCGCATCAAAGAAACTCCTTCTGAACAGGAGAGCAAAGTCTTCGTTCTGACTGAAAATGGGGAGCGTACCTACACTGTTAATCACGAAACCAGCCACCCACCACCCTCCAAAGTCTTTGTCTGTGACAAGCCCGAGAGCATGAAGGAATTCCACCTGGATGGTGTTTCCAGCCATGCACTGTCAGACAGCTCCACCGAGTTCATGCACCAGATCATTGACCAGGTCCTGCAAGGGGACCCAGGTAAGACCAGCGACATCAGTGAGCCATCTCCAGAATCCTCCATTTTATCATCCAGAAAGGAGAGCGGGAGGTCCAACTCTTTGCCAATCAAGAAAACAGTTCACTTTGAGACTGACACCTACAAGGATCCTTCCTGCAGGAAGAACCTGTCCCTTTGCTTTGAAGGGAGCCCAAGAGTGGCAAAGGAATCATTGAGGCAGGATGGACATGTCTTGGCAGTTGAGGTTGCTGCGGAAAAGGAGCAGAAACAGGAGTCCTTGAAGATTCCAGAATCCTCCTCTGACAAGGTCCCTGGTGACATTTTTTTGGCAGAGGGCACGATCAATAATTCTCAGTCTTCCTCCTATAATGGCGCTTTAGAGAGTACAGCCCACCACGATGAAGAAAGTCACTCTCTTTCACCCCCAGGAGAAAATACTGTGATGGCCGATTGCTTTGAGATCAAGCTTAACCTGATGACCGTAGAAGCTTTAGACGAGGGAGACTATTTTGCAGCCATCCCATTAAAAGCCTCAAAATTTAACAGCAACCTAGTAGATTTTGCTTCTACCAGCCAGGCTTTCAACGAAGTTCCTTCACCTCATGAGACAAAACCTGACGAGGATGCTGAGGCTTTTGAGAATCATGCTGAAAAACGAGGTAAAAGGAGTACTAAATCTGCTCACAAAAAGAAAGATTCTCCAGAGCCTGAAGTTAAGACAGACAAACATGAACCTCACCAGGACTCCGGAGAAGAAGCTGAAGGCTGTCCTTCAGCCCCAGAAGAGACGCCAACGGATAAAAAGCCAGAGGTGCATGAGAAGGCCAAGAGAAAGTCCACCCGTCCTCATgatgaggaagagggagaagacgATGACCTCCGGGGTGTGGGCGAGGAATTATCTTCCAGCCCCCCAAGCAGCCGTGTCAGCTTGGAGACCCTTGGGAGTCACAGCGAAGAAGGCCTGGATTTCaagccctccccacccctctcaAAGGTTTCCGTCATTCCCCACGACCTCTTCTATTTCCCACACTATGAGGTTCCCCTGGCTGCAGTTTTGGAGGCTTATGCAGAAGACCCGGAGGATCTAAAAAACGAAGAAATGGATCTCGAAGAGCCAGAGGGCTATGTGCCAGACCTGGACTCCAGGGAGGAGGAGGCCGATGGCTCTCAGAGCAGCTCCAGTTCCTCGGTGCCAGGCGAGAGCCTCCCCAGTGCCAGTGACCAGGTGCTGTGTCTCAGCAGGGGTGGTGCGGGTACCACACCAGCCTCGGAACCCGCTCCTCCGGCCCCCCATGAGGACCACCAGCAAAGGGAGACCAAAGAGAATGACCCCATGGACAGCCATCAGGTACTCAACCGTGGAATTTGGGAATCCTGGGTACTGCCTGGGAAACTTGACAGTTCTTGGTCTGAAGCTCAGCTTCTTGCTCCATAAAATAGCGATGAGGGGGCTTCCCTTGGGACTCCCATGGTGCAAAATTCAAAGAGGCACCCACTGTGAATTGCTCGGGCAAATGCAGGGTTGGCACCCGAGAGTGAGCACCTCCTGAAATCCTGCACATGGGCACTTCAATGGCTTTCCCCAGTCCTGGCCCTACTCACAGGGATGCTCTGAGGATCAAGTGAGGTCACCTCTGAGGGTCCAGCAGAGGAGGAGCAGAAATGATTTCAAAAGCAGTCATTGTCGCAGGGCAAGGGCTGGAAAACTCACCATTGTGTACTATTCTCAGTACCTGGGCAGTGGGATCAGAAGGGCGCATCTCCCTTACCCTGTTTACACACCTATTTCTAACACAGAAACCAAAGATTAGTGCCCAACAGGCAAAAGtcctttaaaaatcaagaaagctcaccatcactgatcgttagagaaatgcaaatcaaaaccacaatgaaattcCATCTGACACCAGTAAGAATGGCGATTgtgtcaggaaacaataggtgctggcgaggctgtggagaaataggaatgcttttacaccattggtgggactgtaaattagttcaaccattatggaagacagtgtggtgattcctcagtcTGAtttcagaaccagaaataccatttgacccagcaatcccattatgaGGTAGATGCCCAAAGGAATATCAGTCATTCTGCTCTAAagacatatatgcacacatatgtttgttgcagcactatttacaatagcaaagacacggaaccaacccaaatgcccatcaatgatagactggataaagaaaatgtgtgatacacacacacacacacacacacacacacacacacacacaccatggaatactatgcagccataaaaaagaatgagttgatgccctttgcagggacatggatgaagccggagggcgtcattttcagcaaactaacacaggaacagaaaatcaaacactgcatgttctcactcataagtggaaactggacaatgagaacacatggacacagggaggggaacaacatacaatgtcggggggtgggaggctaggggagggagagcattaggacaaatacctaatgcatgtgggccttaaaacctagatgatgggttgatggttgcagcaaaccaccatgacacatgtatatctatgtaacaaacctgcacactctgcacatgtatcccagaacttaaagtaaaattaaaaaataacaaaaaggaaaaaaagccaataaaggaagaaagaaactaacAAAAAGTCCTTTAAAACTCAAGGCTGGAGTCAGCCTTCATGACCCCATTGCCCAGGTACTGAGAATAGTGTACTAACCGTTGGGTACTGCAGCCAAGGGAACCTCATAGTGTGGGAAATAGAAGAGGTTGTGGGGAATGATGGAAGCGTTTGAGAGGGGTGAGGAGGGCTTGAAATCCAGGCCTTCTTCACTGTGACTCCCAAGGGTCTCCAAGTTGACACGGCTGCTTGGGGGGTTGGAAGATAATTACCTCAAGcttcagcatcatgcaatgtacctacgtaacaaacttgcacatgtatcccccaaatctaaaataacaattgaaaaacaaatgcatatatatatataaaatttttttcttacactttaagttctgggatacatgtgcagaacatgcaggtttgttacataggtatatgtgtgccatggtggtttgctgcatccatcaacccatcatctacattaggtatttctcctaatgctatccctcccctagccctccacccccacagtttcctgtgtgtgatgttctctcGTAACTTACCACTAACATAGGCactagaaagttaaaaaaaaaaaaaaagtcatcatagCTAACATCTAGCATGCACTTAGTGAACGCTGACCTGTTCTTCTGCAGTTACTTAGGAGAAACAGAAGAAGCCCTCATGTTTGACtccagttttgattttttaaaggactTTGCCTCATGGGCACTAATCTTTGGTTTCTGTGGTTTGGAATGGGTATGTAAATAGGATAAGGGGATATGCACTCTTCTGAGCTTGAGCAGCTGGTCACATTCTTATCTGCCACTTGTGTGCCCACTTCATCTGGCCCAGCAGCTCACGAAGGGCCACTGGAGTGATCAGTGAAGGGGGGTGCCTGGGCCTGGCCTGATGGGGAGGCTCCTCCTGCAGATGCCACATTAGTAAGTGCTTCTCCCTGCTGCTGCAGTCAGGGATCCAGGAGGTGAGTCCGAAACCACATTGGCCATGCCCTGCTGGATACAGTACACACAGGGCATCCAGGGCAAGACAGCCAGGGAGGAGAAGGGCCTGGGCTCAGCCTCTTCAGCCCCTCCATGAGCTCACCTGCTTACTCACCCAACCCCATGGAAAGCGATGCATCTGGCACTGCcaggaagataaaagaaagaaggaaaatcctGCCTTCTTCAGATCACTTCAAATCAATGTCTGATGTGGGAGACAGAGTCCCTCGTAACTGTACTATGAGAGAATGTGGCCTCAGCCATGAGAGATGGGCCCAGCAAAGGGATTCAGGGGTTCAACAGAAGGAGGCTCCCACCCAGATCTAGAAAGGCTGCATGGGGGTTTTAGGGAGCCTAGAACTGGGGAGGGAGTTCTGGGTGGAGGGACTAAGGGTAGAGGTCCCCTAAGTACAGAAGCCAGGCGGGAAAGTGACCAGCTATTTCAGATTGCATTGGCTCTACCTCTATCTGAGACCCTTCCCCAGTCTCTCACTGTCCCTCCTCCCCAGCTCAGCTTGCAGAGGGATGACCCTAAAACACAGGTCCCATCTTATCACTTTCTGACCCCTGCTCCAGAATCAATTCTAAAGTTCTTAGTATGAACTCCAAGACTCTTCCCTCTCTAACCTGGCCACCCACCCCTCTTTGTCTCCCTCCCCTCTAGCCAAGCCAGCATCCTCCCAGACCCCCAGACATCCAGGctctcctctgcctccaggtGTCATTGGGCTGGTCCCACCATCTGGGCAAGCAGGTATTCACCCTTTAAAGCCAATGCAAATGGCACCTCCCCCCCAGGCAGAGCCAGCGCTCCCTCCCTATAGCTGGTCACATTTTTGACAATCTCTCCTTGAGTGCTTACCTGATTTCCAtgggctttgtttttttctcccgTGAGAGAGTGCACATTTGTATATTGATCTTTGGATGCTAGAgaccagcacagtgcctgacagaGCCTGCCAATGGAGGGGACAAAGGTTTATTACACGATGGTTTCGGGGGCATACAGCAAATGGAAGCTAAATGAAATACTGAGACACATGACAAAGCTCTGGCTCGTCGGGCCCAGTGAGGGGCCCAAAGGACTAGAGCTGCTTGAAGGATTGAGAGAGCCTTGCATCCTGCAGGAGCTACAGAAAAAAGTTGGGTTCGAGTAGCCTTTTTTAAGTTTAAGTTTATTGATAGTTGAGTAGTTGGGGTGAATGAGTAGGGTAGAAGACCTAGAAGATTAGTTGagccaataaagaaaataagggaaATTAGTATAAGAGATCAGGTTCGTCCTAAAAGACACTTAGGATTTTAGCTAGGCCGGAAGTCAGCGGCTGGTTTTATTCAGTTTGCCAAACCTGAGCAATGAGGAGTGCCTGCCTAAGCCCTAGGAGAAGCAGCATCCTCAGGCCAAGGGCCACATGGGCAGGGCTGCGCACTCTGTGTTTGCCAACCATGGAATGGACGGGAAGAGGACTGGATGGCTCTGCAGGTGCCAGGGACCACGCCTGCCATCTTCCCCTTCTTCCCCCAGGGAGAGGAACCCAGTCCCTCACTCATTCCCACGGTCTCCTGTGTGCTGACTTCTCTGAAGTCAGCCCCGCCGCCATGCAGGTGCTTCCTGCAGGAGGCCGTGAAAATCCAGCAGGGCTAGAAATATCCCCCAGTGAGATCTGGCCTTGTTGTCCGCAGATTGAGGGGCAACACGACTGAGGCCACAATCTGTTATGGCCAGAAAGCTCTTGCAGGACAAAAGAAAGAGGACTGAGTGGGTGGTGGGGAGAGCCTGAGTTGCGTCTCAGCCCCTCTGTTCTTTAaaatgctgggcgcagtggctcacgcctgtaatcccagcactttgggaggccgaggcgggcggatcacaaggtcagaagatcgatcgagaccatccaggctaacacagtgaaaccccatctctactaaaaatacaaaaaattagccgagtgtagtggcacgtgcctgtagtcccagctgctccggaggttgaggcaggagaatcgcttgaacccgagaggcgaaGCTTGCcttgagccaagaccgcaccattgcactccagtctgggcgacagagcgagactctgtctcaaaaaataataataataaactaaaatgatTAATTAGCGGCTTGCATCCTCCCTCCTGGCCTATTGGATGTGGCCTGTGAAAATACAAATATGGCGTTTTTTCTCAAATGCGTTCCTTCCAGCAATTGCCAAAAGCAGAGGGTGCGTGTGTCCAACACTTGTGATTGAAAGAGCCCTGGGTTGCAATGGTAGAACCAGGAGATCTAGATTTGATCTCCATCTTACATGGATCTCACTGTTGGTGAGAGGTGGACAGATGAGCTCCCTTGGGTACTGTGTGGGAGTGAAATCAACACCGTCTGCCTCACGTGGCTGCAGTCTGCTGCCTCACCTCCCCAGGAAGCACTGCCCACTGATCCCAAGCCCATCTTGCAATTTGCTCCCAAGTGGAGCCCTTGCCTCCATCCGTGTGGGTGAGCGTAGGGAGAGGGTACAGCCCATTTGATGAGGAGCCCAAGGTGAGGTCTGGGAGTCTTGCCTTCTGGCAGACAAGGAGATGGGATGGAGCATTTCTCTGATACCTtgccttcctttaaaaaaaaaaaaaaaaaaaaaaaaagatatgttccTAGCCAAAGGGACTAGAAAATGGCAATTTTTTCTTCTGGTCTTGAAAAAATACATAAGCCCCTCTGCTTGTTTCAGCTTTCAGAAATGGTGGCATTTGACCATTGATGAGGGCAGCCTGTGAGACTTATCATTTCAGATTGCTAAGCGCAGCTTTTCATTCCTGCATGGAGCTTTGTTCTCCTGGGGCACAATGGCCTGGCCACTCTAATGCTCTTATTCTGACACCTGTTGAACAGGTTCTTCCAGCCCCTGAAAGAATTCTTGAGAGGTGGCTCCAACAATGACCATGCTCCTGCATTTCACTCGGTAGCCTTGCTGACAGGTTTCAGAATGCCTGGTGGAGACAGAGGTCAAAGAATCTTCATTACCAGATACATGCTAGACATGTTGCACTACCATCCACCTTTGGCCAAAGGCACAGTGAAGATGGCATCCTGAAGACACTCCACCTGCCTGTGTGCCTCTCCAAACCAATAGGCCACCTTTGCACCCTTTGGCCCACCTAGCTTCCAGGATTTATTCCTTTGTTTAAATGGATAATGATTGTGAAGGATTCAGCCACTGCTCACTGTAAGagcccttctcttcctctctcttcctt
This genomic window from Piliocolobus tephrosceles isolate RC106 chromosome 6, ASM277652v3, whole genome shotgun sequence contains:
- the CLMN gene encoding calmin, which gives rise to MAAHEWDWFQREELIGQISDIRVQNLQVERENVQKRTFTRWINLHLEKCNPPLEVKDLFVDIQDGKILMALLEVLSGRNLLHEYKSSSHRIFRLNNIAKALKFLEDSNVKLVSIDAAEIADGNPSLVLGLIWNIILFFQIKELTGNLSRNSPSSSLSPGSGGTDSDSSFPPTPTAERSVAISVKDQRKAIKALLAWVQRKTRKYGVAVQDFAGSWRSGLAFLAVIKAIDPSLVDMKQALENSTRENLEKAFSIAQDALHIPRLLEPEDIMVDTPDEQSIVTYVAQFLERFPELEAEDIFDSDKEVPIESTFVRIKETPSEQESKVFVLTENGERTYTVNHETSHPPPSKVFVCDKPESMKEFHLDGVSSHALSDSSTEFMHQIIDQVLQGDPGKTSDISEPSPESSILSSRKESGRSNSLPIKKTVHFETDTYKDPSCRKNLSLCFEGSPRVAKESLRQDGHVLAVEVAAEKEQKQESLKIPESSSDKVPGDIFLAEGTINNSQSSSYNGALESTAHHDEESHSLSPPGENTVMADCFEIKLNLMTVEALDEGDYFAAIPLKASKFNSNLVDFASTSQAFNEVPSPHETKPDEDAEAFENHAEKRGKRSTKSAHKKKDSPEPEVKTDKHEPHQDSGEEAEGCPSAPEETPTDKKPEVHEKAKRKSTRPHDEEEGEDDDLRGVGEELSSSPPSSRVSLETLGSHSEEGLDFKPSPPLSKVSVIPHDLFYFPHYEVPLAAVLEAYAEDPEDLKNEEMDLEEPEGYVPDLDSREEEADGSQSSSSSSVPGESLPSASDQVLCLSRGGAGTTPASEPAPPAPHEDHQQRETKENDPMDSHQSQESPNPENIANPLEGNVTKESISSKKKEKRKHVDHVESSLFVAPGSIQSSDDLEEDTSDHCIPSRTSHSDSSIYIRRHTNRSSESDHFSYVQLRNAADLDDRRNRMLTRKANSSGETMSLGSHSPQSDSLTQLVQQPDMMYFILFLWLLVYCLLLFPQLDVNRL